Proteins encoded in a region of the Flavobacterium sp. MDT1-60 genome:
- a CDS encoding prolyl oligopeptidase family serine peptidase, translated as MKKSNNLTPAKTVLILVSFGMSLSVFSQKKEISLWDKIPDEIISKDYSEKIVTDKNGIEEDVRKVTKPTLTAYFADSEKSNGTSVIICPGGGYGMLAINKEGFKVAEWLNGLGINAFVLKYRLPSDLIMKNKTVGPLQDAQEAVRLVRRNAVKWKLNPNKIGVMGFSAGGHLASTLSTHYNDIVYVSADTTSAKPNFSILIYPVISMQEEITHQGSKDNLLGKNADTETAYKYSNEKQINANTPKTFLVHATDDKAVPVENSINYYLALKKEKVSTEMHLYGNGGHGFGLDLKGTNMSWPKTCEKWLITNDFMLKPDGYVFTYFKGNGEDGLHLAYSEDGYKWTALKNDASFLTPEVGKDKLMRDPCVIKGGDGLYHMVWTVSWTDKGIGYASSKDLIHWSKQEFIPVMAFEEKTRNTWAPEITYDENSKKYMIYWASTIDGKFLETKSAEEKGYNHRIYYTRTKDFKKFSKTKLLYEPGFNVIDASIVKQDQGFVMYLKDETRNPVQKNIKIAVSKKLKGPYSKASDAITGNYWAEGPTAIKVNNNWTVYFDKYTEKKYGAVKETPEGWKDISEQISLPAGTRHGTVIKVSEEEIAALKKE; from the coding sequence ATGAAAAAATCAAATAATTTAACCCCGGCTAAAACAGTTTTAATTCTTGTCTCTTTTGGGATGAGCCTTTCTGTTTTCTCTCAAAAAAAGGAAATCTCTCTATGGGATAAAATTCCGGATGAAATTATATCCAAAGATTATTCAGAAAAAATAGTGACGGATAAAAACGGAATTGAAGAAGATGTTCGAAAAGTTACCAAACCAACCCTTACAGCTTATTTTGCTGATTCAGAAAAATCTAATGGAACATCGGTTATAATTTGCCCTGGAGGCGGTTATGGCATGCTGGCTATCAATAAAGAAGGATTTAAAGTTGCAGAATGGCTTAACGGTCTGGGCATAAATGCTTTTGTTCTCAAATATAGATTGCCTAGTGATCTAATTATGAAAAATAAAACGGTTGGTCCACTACAGGATGCGCAGGAAGCTGTGAGGCTGGTTCGTCGAAATGCCGTTAAATGGAAATTGAATCCTAACAAAATCGGTGTTATGGGGTTCTCCGCTGGCGGTCATTTGGCCTCTACTTTATCTACACATTACAATGATATAGTTTATGTTTCAGCAGATACTACGAGCGCCAAACCAAACTTTTCAATTTTAATTTATCCGGTTATTTCAATGCAGGAAGAAATTACACATCAAGGATCTAAAGATAATTTATTAGGCAAAAATGCTGACACAGAAACAGCGTATAAATATTCAAATGAAAAACAGATAAATGCCAACACACCAAAAACATTTTTAGTTCATGCCACAGATGACAAAGCGGTACCAGTTGAAAACAGCATTAATTATTATCTGGCTTTGAAAAAAGAAAAAGTTTCTACTGAAATGCATTTATATGGAAACGGGGGCCATGGTTTTGGTTTGGACTTGAAGGGAACAAATATGTCCTGGCCAAAAACCTGTGAAAAATGGCTAATAACTAATGATTTCATGTTAAAACCTGATGGTTATGTATTTACTTATTTTAAAGGAAACGGTGAGGACGGTCTGCATTTAGCTTACAGTGAAGATGGATATAAATGGACCGCTTTAAAAAATGACGCTTCATTCTTAACTCCGGAAGTAGGTAAAGATAAACTCATGCGAGATCCTTGTGTTATAAAAGGTGGAGACGGATTATATCATATGGTTTGGACTGTTAGTTGGACAGATAAAGGGATTGGATATGCTTCATCAAAAGATTTAATTCATTGGTCAAAACAGGAATTTATTCCGGTAATGGCATTTGAAGAAAAAACAAGAAATACATGGGCTCCTGAAATTACATATGATGAAAATTCTAAAAAATACATGATCTATTGGGCGTCTACAATCGACGGAAAATTTTTAGAGACAAAATCAGCGGAAGAAAAAGGTTATAATCATAGAATTTATTACACCAGAACAAAAGATTTTAAAAAATTCTCCAAAACTAAATTACTTTATGAACCGGGATTTAATGTTATAGATGCTTCAATTGTAAAACAAGATCAGGGATTTGTAATGTATTTAAAAGATGAAACCCGAAATCCGGTTCAGAAAAATATTAAAATAGCTGTTAGCAAAAAATTAAAAGGTCCATATAGTAAAGCGAGCGATGCTATTACAGGCAATTATTGGGCAGAAGGTCCAACAGCAATTAAAGTAAACAATAATTGGACTGTTTATTTTGATAAGTACACCGAAAAGAAATATGGAGCGGTCAAAGAAACTCCTGAAGGTTGGAAAGATATTTCAGAACAAATTAGTTTGCCTGCAGGAACACGTCATGGTACGGTTATAAAAGTTTCTGAAGAAGAAATTGCTGCTCTTAAAAAAGAATAG
- a CDS encoding phospholipid scramblase-related protein, with amino-acid sequence MNTDFFNANSYFVDQKRLFFKFYRHHQIYNEKRECIGLIKQRLTLRQKILRSFVSKTLLPFVFEIRSCNGALLASISRGWIFLKSKIIIHDAQGEKIGSIKRNFAFFKPVFSILNASDEIIAEISGDSKKWNFIISDPFHKQIGSIDKNWIEAMKGLFKSADKYNVNFEADYVDKKKKITILSSAIIIDMVMKK; translated from the coding sequence ATGAATACAGATTTCTTTAATGCTAATAGTTATTTTGTAGACCAAAAACGTCTCTTTTTTAAGTTTTATCGACACCATCAAATTTATAATGAAAAACGGGAATGCATTGGTCTCATTAAGCAAAGACTTACATTAAGACAAAAGATATTGAGATCCTTTGTTAGTAAGACTTTATTACCTTTTGTATTTGAAATAAGAAGCTGTAACGGGGCGTTGTTAGCATCAATTTCCAGAGGATGGATTTTTTTAAAATCAAAGATTATTATTCATGATGCACAGGGAGAAAAAATAGGGAGTATAAAACGAAATTTTGCCTTTTTTAAACCAGTTTTCAGCATATTAAACGCATCAGATGAAATAATTGCTGAAATTTCTGGGGATTCGAAAAAATGGAATTTTATTATTAGCGATCCTTTTCATAAACAAATTGGTTCAATAGACAAAAACTGGATCGAAGCAATGAAAGGATTATTCAAATCGGCCGATAAATATAATGTGAATTTTGAGGCTGATTATGTTGATAAAAAGAAAAAAATTACCATTTTATCAAGTGCAATTATTATTGATATGGTTATGAAAAAATAA
- a CDS encoding YcxB family protein translates to MFQYSFVNTTCKITFELIKKLLRFDRFLVKYKFNFTNSFIYVHSPLGEFVHKWTQIEKAILTKDFFFLYVKEKNGYIISISNKNENRNIKELITFVERNVIQVTKV, encoded by the coding sequence ATGTTTCAGTATTCATTTGTCAATACGACCTGCAAAATTACTTTTGAGTTAATTAAAAAGCTTTTAAGATTTGACAGGTTCTTAGTAAAATACAAATTCAATTTTACAAATTCCTTTATTTACGTTCATTCTCCGTTAGGGGAGTTCGTTCATAAATGGACTCAGATTGAAAAAGCAATTTTAACTAAAGATTTTTTCTTTTTATATGTTAAAGAAAAAAACGGATATATAATTTCTATTTCGAATAAGAACGAGAATAGAAATATAAAAGAACTAATAACTTTTGTAGAAAGGAATGTAATCCAGGTTACGAAAGTTTAA
- a CDS encoding DMP19 family protein, whose protein sequence is MKTEKERIEKIKRHKKTLPYIKKEELLNYNDNTWDLFFLLLSNYYEIMDIETEDDFTDSQRTLIAYNIMYGEITTGGFLELIKNGYGSYIFESIFSETLKKWGATEMAVHINKAKEIYFQNKTELEIVRTCEDLFDMYQQYPEFNVLDNEFFKIMNSESDKIKQYIQQHINEFAIVA, encoded by the coding sequence ATGAAAACAGAGAAAGAAAGAATTGAAAAAATCAAAAGACACAAAAAAACACTGCCGTACATTAAAAAAGAAGAATTGCTAAATTACAATGATAATACATGGGATTTATTCTTTCTACTACTTTCCAACTATTATGAAATCATGGACATTGAAACAGAAGATGATTTTACGGATTCACAGCGTACCCTAATTGCATATAATATTATGTATGGCGAAATTACAACAGGCGGGTTTTTAGAATTGATTAAAAACGGATATGGCAGTTATATTTTTGAATCGATATTTTCTGAGACATTAAAAAAATGGGGGGCTACAGAGATGGCAGTTCATATCAATAAAGCTAAAGAAATTTACTTTCAGAATAAAACCGAACTTGAAATAGTGAGAACATGTGAAGATCTTTTTGATATGTATCAGCAGTATCCCGAATTTAATGTTTTAGATAATGAATTCTTTAAAATCATGAATTCAGAGTCCGATAAAATTAAACAATATATTCAACAGCACATCAATGAATTTGCTATTGTCGCTTAG